A segment of the Cohnella algarum genome:
CGGGAAAATAAAAACTTGTTCAAGAGCGCCGGCGGAGTATATGTCGGTCAATACATTCAATACAACTATAAGATTAAACAACTGGAGGAGGTCGTGTCGGAGAAGCAAAACCAATACGAAACTTCAATGACGCTCGGAATCGACCTGGTCCCTGCTCGGCAAATCGAAAATGAATGGAAAGCTTTAGAGAGCGCCAAATTGGAATTGGAACGTTACCGAAACGAAACGATTACGGCACTGGAGACCGAAATTTACAATGCGGAGAAGAAGTTGGCGGATCTCGAAGCCGTATTGGCCAAAAAGGATTACGATTCCGAGGTAGCAAAGGCAGGGAAGCGGCAGCTTGAAGCGGCGGTCGGCAAGTTCGAGCAAGATAAGCTGGTGGAAATCGGAGCTTCGATTCAAGCCGTAGAAGACCAATTGCGAAACCTTCGAGATCAGGTCGAACAGACGGAACTCGGGGTGAACGACTATGTTATCGAAGCGCCGATAGGCGGAATCGTCAATGTTGTTTCGGAAGTTAACGAGGGGGACTTGGTTGCTTCCGGAACCGAGGTTTTAACGATCATTCCGGAGAACGATTCTCAATTTACGATTCGTCTTACTGTGCAAAATAAAGATATTGCCGATATTCGCGTCGGCGATCCGATCAAATATCACTTCCCTGCGCTTCCGTACAAGGAATACGGCGAGCTGGAAGGGACAATCACGAAGATCAGCACCGATGCAAGCTACAACCAGGCGGACGGTCAAAGTTACTATGCCGTCGAGGCGACGATCGAAAACAAGCCGTTATACAGCTATAAGGGCGAGGAAGCCTCCATTAAGGTCGGCATGATTTGTGAAGCGTACGTCGTAACGGAATCCCAGAAAATCTTGTATTTTCTGCTCGAGAAGCTGGATTTGCGAGAATAATAAAGGAGCTCCAAATGGTGAAAAACAGGATTCGTTTTTCCATTGTCATTTTGGTTTGCTTGGTTATTTCATTTGGCGCGACAAGCTACGCGGAAACCCCTTTCCTCGCTACGCCTCCCGTTAAAGTGACGCTTGATGAAGTCGTTGAGACCGGAATCAAGGGAAGCCGCAATTTGCAACTGCTGCGTTATACGGTTCAAATGCTGCAGTATCAGAAGATGGATGCCGAGGACGATATCAAAGAAATCGACCAGGCCGGAAACTTTTCGCTGTTGCCGACAGATCCGGGAACGATAGCGGCCGGTATGCCGAACGACGGAAGTCTGAGCGAGGAAGAATGGCTTCGAATCGTACTGACTCAGGTGCAGATTAATTCAACGCTTAATGAGATCATCAAGGCCCAAGGCGAACAAACGGCCAAGCAGCTGAGCGAACAAAGGAAGCAATTGCTTTCGCTGATCGACGAAATCGACATTCAAAAAGGGAAGACCAATCTGCAGCAGGAAGCCGAAACAGAGGCGATCGAGCTTTATTTGACAACTCTGTTTTATCAGATTGTGAGCGTGAAGGAACAACTCGCTTTTTCGAAAGAAGAGACTGCATACTTGAACAATGAATGGGTCAGGATCAGCCTCCTTAAGGAAAAAGGGCTGTCGGATCAAATGGCGGTCGATCGTGCGGCTGCTGCAGCAGACCAGAAGGAGCTGGAACTGCATTTGTTGCAAGCCCAATACGCGTCGTTGCTTGGGCAACTGGCCTTTCAAATGAATTGGGACTCTAGCGACGTAGAGCTGGTAGCCGAAGCGGAAGAGGAATTCCGGGAACTCTCCTTTCCGGCCGATTACCGCTCATGGTTGGTAAACTCTTATGCTTATCGGCTGGCCCAGGAGGATGTCAAATCGGCCGAATACGCGGAAAAGGCCGCAGCTTCGGAAAGCTTTCACACGCGGATGCAAAAAGAAGCGGAAAAAAATGCGGCCGTTCAAAAACGGGATCAGCTGTATCAGGAATTGTACCGCATATTGGTTGCCGCCCATATGGAAGCGGAGCAGTCTTATGCGAAGGGAAAGCAGTTATTAGAGCAGGAGAAAGCTGCGCGCAACGAAAATCTGTTGGCGGAAAAGAAATGGGATCTCGGGCTAATTTCCCAGACGGAGCGGGACAAAGCCGCGTTAAGTTATCATAAGGCTGTAATGCAGCGTAAACAAGCGGCAATCGATTATAAGCTTAAACTCATAGAAATTGAAGCGATGAAGCGGGGATATTTCGGTATTTAGTTCTACAAATTATGACAAATTTCTCGACAGGGCTGGTCTAAAATAGAAATGCACACACTTGCATATCCATTATTTCATCTAAAAGGAAGAAGGGAAGTGTCAGGTTGAAACGATTTTTGGCAACGATTGCATCAGCCGCGATGCTGTTTGCGTACGCGGGAACGGCCGGAGCGGCCGCGCAGCAAAAACCGATCCAGGTGCTGCTGAACGGCGAGCCCGTTCAATTTGCCGTGGCACCGGCCGCTATCGAAGGCAAGACGTTCGTCGAATTCCGTTCGCTGTTCGTGGCGCTGGGGTACGAGGTGGCTTATGACGCCGGGATCAAAAAAATCACGGCAACGTCGAGCGGCCGGACCATCGAAATGACGGTCGGCGCGGATGCCGCGTTCGTAGACGGCAGCGCCGTTCCGATCGATAACCAGCTCCGAATTGAAAAAGGCCGCACGCTCGTTGGCGTCCGGTTTATCGCGACGCTGTCCGGCAAGGATGTCGCTTGGGACGCAGCCGCGAAAACGGTCGTCATCGTCGACGGCGGGCCGACGGCCGAGCAGGAGGCCGCGGTGTTCGCTTTGCTGGACAAGATGCAGGCCGCCGAAGAGGCATGGGATTACGACGCGACGATCGCGCTTTTTTCGGACGATTCTCCGTTAAGGGAAGACTATAGCGAGGAACTTGCGGCAACGTGGGATCGGCTTCGAACGAAGACGACCATTTTGGAGAAAAAGATCGTGTCCTATTCGGCGGAGGAGACGGTGCTTGAAACCGCGGAGGAGAACGTTAAAACAGGAGGAACGGGCTTTTCGCCCGACGCTCGGGTAAATTACGTCTATACGCTGCGCCCCGCGGCGAACGGAGAGTGGAGAATTTACAATCTCCAGGTCGTTAACTTCGTCGCAACGAACGTTCCGGAGCTGTTCGAGCAAGCCGCCGACGTCCCGGCAGAGGAAGCGACGGCGTTGAGGGCGGTTCTGGATCGGCAAATTCAGGCCCTCCAGGAAGAAAACCTGGACGATTACCTGGCTACGATGCATTTGGACGATGCCGGAATGAAAGAGGCGGCGTCGGCCCAAATCCGGCAGCTGTTCGACACCTCCGATTCCAAAATGACGATCGAAAAGTTTGTGGTCGCCGACTACTACGATACGAACAGAGCGACAATCCTGTTCGAAGCGGTTACCGAGGTTCAAGTGGCCGGACAGACCGTTAAAGTCCGTTCGGTCATGGCCAACGACGCCGAAAAAAGAGACGGAACATGGCTGCTCGATCCGGTTGCGATCCCGCTGGAAAACGAGCAGCTGTAATCGAACGCGTTCATGCGACGGCAGGGGGAAGCTCCTGCCGTTTTTCGTGTTGTATAATAGACAAGTCCAACCGAACATACGAAATTGGAACAACGGACAGATTGGGTGATGTCGTGAATTTGCTCGAAATCCGCGGATTGGAGAGTTTTGCGGAGCATACGCTTGTATTTCCCGCGTTTCAACTGGAAGTGGGGCCGCACGATGTGACGGCGTTGTATACGAGCATGAACGTGCGCCATGCGCTGCTGGCGAATCTGGCGGGCAAGCTGCCCGTTTCGAGCGGAGAGATCCGGGTAAACGGGGAGACCTGCGCCGGCAATCGAAAGCGGTATTTTTCGCAAATCGGCTTTTTATTTTTAAACGAGGGGCTTTACGAACGGCTCACGGTAAAGGAATACTTTTTTTTCTGCAAAAAATTGTACGGGTCCGCTTTGGACGTCGAGGACACGATCCGTTCGACAAAGCTGGAGACGAAGGCCAGGACGCGTATTTCGCAATTGAACCCGTCGGAGAAAAGAAGGGTTCAATTTGCCCGGATCCTGTTGCAGGACCCGAGCCTATTCGTGTTCGAGGAGCCGGATCAAAACGTCGACAACGAAACGAGGCTCGTGCTCCAAAGAATCGTCGCCAGGCTGCGCGAACTCGGCAAGGGCGTTCTCGTGCTGACCGGCAGCATGGAAACCGCCCTCGGCATGACGGACAAGGTATACCGTCTCGACGAAAAAGGGCTGAAAGCATTTGACATTCAAGAAAGGCGGGAGGCCGAGGCGGACGTTCCGGAGGAAGAACTGTCCGTTCAGCAGCTCGTGCGGTTCGAGAAAATCCCGGCCCGGATGAACGAGAAAATGATCCTGTTCAACCCGCCGGAGATCGATTACATCGAAAGCAACGAGGGCCAGACCCATCTTTATATCGACGGAGAAGCGTATCCGTCGACGTTCAAAATCAACGAGCTGGAGGACCGGTTGCGGACGTACGGATTTTTTCGCTGCCACCGCTCCTACATCGTCAATCTGCAAAAGGTAAGAGAGGTCGTCACGTTCACCCGCAACAGCTACAGTCTCGTGTTGGACGATCGGGTGAAGTCGTCGGTTCCTCTGTCCAAGACGAAAATGGCGGAATTAAAAGAAATGATG
Coding sequences within it:
- a CDS encoding HlyD family efflux transporter periplasmic adaptor subunit, which encodes MSVIVRDLKDLSDSRELLETKASPVIPVFIYILIALLAAALMWTYFGERDVVVKTAGIVRPNSQISTVKTKVTGQVASIGFDAGQRVEKGQRLMSLKADALEQQKEIYAEQIKQKEADLRQLSWFKTSVQSGKDQFPEAAHGSEIYEQFKKYLLDYEQLQNEIQKYEADVRKLQGENQYNLQVTRQQKTELTQELEEMGLLLQSVRENKNLFKSAGGVYVGQYIQYNYKIKQLEEVVSEKQNQYETSMTLGIDLVPARQIENEWKALESAKLELERYRNETITALETEIYNAEKKLADLEAVLAKKDYDSEVAKAGKRQLEAAVGKFEQDKLVEIGASIQAVEDQLRNLRDQVEQTELGVNDYVIEAPIGGIVNVVSEVNEGDLVASGTEVLTIIPENDSQFTIRLTVQNKDIADIRVGDPIKYHFPALPYKEYGELEGTITKISTDASYNQADGQSYYAVEATIENKPLYSYKGEEASIKVGMICEAYVVTESQKILYFLLEKLDLRE
- a CDS encoding copper amine oxidase N-terminal domain-containing protein, which gives rise to MKRFLATIASAAMLFAYAGTAGAAAQQKPIQVLLNGEPVQFAVAPAAIEGKTFVEFRSLFVALGYEVAYDAGIKKITATSSGRTIEMTVGADAAFVDGSAVPIDNQLRIEKGRTLVGVRFIATLSGKDVAWDAAAKTVVIVDGGPTAEQEAAVFALLDKMQAAEEAWDYDATIALFSDDSPLREDYSEELAATWDRLRTKTTILEKKIVSYSAEETVLETAEENVKTGGTGFSPDARVNYVYTLRPAANGEWRIYNLQVVNFVATNVPELFEQAADVPAEEATALRAVLDRQIQALQEENLDDYLATMHLDDAGMKEAASAQIRQLFDTSDSKMTIEKFVVADYYDTNRATILFEAVTEVQVAGQTVKVRSVMANDAEKRDGTWLLDPVAIPLENEQL
- a CDS encoding LytTR family transcriptional regulator DNA-binding domain-containing protein yields the protein MNLLEIRGLESFAEHTLVFPAFQLEVGPHDVTALYTSMNVRHALLANLAGKLPVSSGEIRVNGETCAGNRKRYFSQIGFLFLNEGLYERLTVKEYFFFCKKLYGSALDVEDTIRSTKLETKARTRISQLNPSEKRRVQFARILLQDPSLFVFEEPDQNVDNETRLVLQRIVARLRELGKGVLVLTGSMETALGMTDKVYRLDEKGLKAFDIQERREAEADVPEEELSVQQLVRFEKIPARMNEKMILFNPPEIDYIESNEGQTHLYIDGEAYPSTFKINELEDRLRTYGFFRCHRSYIVNLQKVREVVTFTRNSYSLVLDDRVKSSVPLSKTKMAELKEMMGLK